Below is a window of Streptomyces sp. NBC_00223 DNA.
GCGGGTCCGCGACCTGCTGGGCTCGGTCAAGGAGGAGTCCGAGCTGACCATGTGCACGGACGTGGACCGCAACGACAAGGCACGGGTGTGCGTGCCCGGCACCGTACGGGTCACCGCGCGCCGCCGGATCGAGATGTACTCCACGCTCATCCACACCGTCGACCATGTCGAGGGCCTGCTCTCCCCCGGCCGGGACGCGCTGGACGGCTTCCTCGCGCACCTGTGGGCGGTCACCGTCACCGGCGCCCCCAAGCTCGCCGCCGTGGAGTTCGTCGAGCGCGAGGAGCGGTCCGCCCGCCGCTGGTACGGCGGCGCGGCCGGGGTGCTGGCCTTCGACGGCACGCTGGACACCGTGCTGACGCTGCGGACGATCCAGGTGCGCGACGGGGTGGCCACCGTACGGGCCGGCGCGACGCTGCTGCACGACTCCGCGCCCGAGGCGGAGGAGGCCGAGACCGAACTGAAGGCCAAGGCGCTGCTGCGGGTCCTGGAGGCGCCGGCCGCACCGTACTCCCCGGGCCCCGGACGCGCCGACGGGAACGGCACCGACGCCGGGCGCCCCGGCGAGGGCCTGCGGGTGCTGATGGTCGACCACCGGGACTCCTTCGCGCACACCCTGGCCGACTATCTGCGGCAGACCGGCGCCCGTGTGAGCACCTACCGGGCCGGCCGCCATCTGCCGCTGCTGACCAGTGAACGCCCCGATCTGCTCGTCCTGTCCCCCGGCCCGGGCCGGCCCGCCGACTTCGACCTGGCGGGCACCTTCGCCGAGGCCGAGAAGCTGGACCTCCCCGTCTTCGGGGTGTGCCTGGGCCTCCAGGGCCTGATCGAGTACTTCGGCGGCACCCTGTCCGTCCTGGACCTCCCGATGCACGGCAAGCCCTCGCGGGTCAGGGTCACCGACCCCGGCAGCGCGCTGCTGGCCGGGCTGCCGGCGGAGTTCGACGCGGGCCGCTACCACTCGCTGTACACTCCCACCGGCGACGTACCGGACGAGCTGCGGGTGACCGCCGAGACCGACGACGGCGTGGCCATGGTCGTGGAGCACCGTGAACGACCGCTGGCCGCCGTCCAGTTCCACCCCGAATCGATCATGACCACGCGTGGCGGGGCCGGCCATCTGATCATCGCCAACGCCGTCGCCTCGCTGACCCGCCTCGCCCGGGCCGGCCGGCCGTGACGCGGACCGGCGCCGCCGCCGCTGCCGGCGCCGCCGCGCGGAACGCCCTGCCCGGCCCGGCGGGCACTCGTCCGGGTCCGCGGACCCGTGGAACAGGAGAGCCCGAGTGACCGGCACACATCTGCGCGTAGGACTCGTCGGCATGGGACCGCGGGGGCTGTCGGTGCTCGAACGGCTGTGTGCCAACGAGCGCAAGTCCCCCTCCCGCGACGCCGTCACCGTCCATGTCGTGGACCCCTACCCGCCCGGCGCCGGCCGGGTGTGGCGCACCGCCCAGTCCCGGCATCTGCTGATGAACACCGTCGCCTCGCAGATCACCCTCTTCACCGACGACAGCGTCCGGATCGAGGGTCCCGTCGAGTCCGGCCCCAGCCTGTACGAGTGGGCCCGCTCACCGGCGCTGCTGAGCCACCCGGACGAGGACCCGCCCGGCGACCACGACGAACGGGTGCGCGCCGAGGCCCGCGCGCTCGGGCCCGACGACTACCCCACCCGCGCCTTCTACGGCCACTACCTGGAGGCCGTCCACCGTTACCTCACCGCCGGCGCTCCCGCGCACGTCACCGTCGTCACCCACCGCGGCCTCGCCCTCGCCCTGGACGACGACGGCACCGGCGATCGCCTCCAGACGCTCACCCTGGAGGACGGCACCCGCCTCACCGGTCTGCACGCGGTGGTGCTCGCCCAGGGCCATGTGCCGGCCCGGCCCGACGCCGGGGAGGAGGAGTTCGCCCGGCGGGCGAGGGAGGCCGGACTGACGTACATCGCCCCGGCCAACCCCGCCGATGTGGACCTGGCCGCGATCGGCCCCGGCGCGGCCGTACTCCTGCGCGGCCTGGGCCTGAACTTCTTCGACCACATGGCGCTGTTCACCCACGGCCGCGGCGGCTCCTTCGAGCGGGCCGGCGACCGCCTGGTCTACCGCCCCTCCGGCCGCGAGCCGCGGCTGTACGCCGGATCGCGGCGAGGGGTGCCCTACCACGCGCGCGGCGAGAACGAGAAGGGAGCGCACGGCCGCCACCAGCCCGCCCTGCTGACCGTCGACACGGTCCGACGCCTGCGCGAACGCGTCCGGGGCGGCGGCCGGGTCACCTTCCGCGAGGACCTGTGGCCGCTGATCGCCACGGAGGTCGAGAGCGTCTACTACGGCACCCTGCTCACCTCCCTCGGCCGTGACGCCGAGCGGCCCGCGCTGGTCGCGCGCTACCTGGCCGCCCGGCGGGACGACGAGCGGCGGGCGCTGCTGGACTCGTACGGCATCGGCGCCGCAGACCGCT
It encodes the following:
- a CDS encoding anthranilate synthase component I translates to MSLLETSTAAAAGTAEADGTAETASTVETAGTAEAGGPSGTADRLWTTPAGVRVHRVSEPAGPARLVRDGLARALDQRRGMLIHRGHDRVVGYVDPPLEVTVRGDLIAVSALNHRGQVLLHALEPLLARLLTLTESGPGTVSGRVPAGDRVFAEEDRTRHAGAFAPVRALLTAMSGPRDELLGLYGAFGYDLIFHLDPVPLRQPRDPGDRDLVLHLPDEIVEFDLRHDRAVRHRYEFAAAGRTTEGLPRTTPARPFVPGVPDAPRDHAPGEYAEVVTRAKSLFRSGDLFEVVPGQVFRRACAQPPSELFRRLRASNPAPHSLLANLGEGEYLVGASPEMFVRVRHRAADARGGLVVESSPISGTIARGADVLEDAERVRDLLGSVKEESELTMCTDVDRNDKARVCVPGTVRVTARRRIEMYSTLIHTVDHVEGLLSPGRDALDGFLAHLWAVTVTGAPKLAAVEFVEREERSARRWYGGAAGVLAFDGTLDTVLTLRTIQVRDGVATVRAGATLLHDSAPEAEEAETELKAKALLRVLEAPAAPYSPGPGRADGNGTDAGRPGEGLRVLMVDHRDSFAHTLADYLRQTGARVSTYRAGRHLPLLTSERPDLLVLSPGPGRPADFDLAGTFAEAEKLDLPVFGVCLGLQGLIEYFGGTLSVLDLPMHGKPSRVRVTDPGSALLAGLPAEFDAGRYHSLYTPTGDVPDELRVTAETDDGVAMVVEHRERPLAAVQFHPESIMTTRGGAGHLIIANAVASLTRLARAGRP
- a CDS encoding FAD/NAD(P)-binding protein, giving the protein MTGTHLRVGLVGMGPRGLSVLERLCANERKSPSRDAVTVHVVDPYPPGAGRVWRTAQSRHLLMNTVASQITLFTDDSVRIEGPVESGPSLYEWARSPALLSHPDEDPPGDHDERVRAEARALGPDDYPTRAFYGHYLEAVHRYLTAGAPAHVTVVTHRGLALALDDDGTGDRLQTLTLEDGTRLTGLHAVVLAQGHVPARPDAGEEEFARRAREAGLTYIAPANPADVDLAAIGPGAAVLLRGLGLNFFDHMALFTHGRGGSFERAGDRLVYRPSGREPRLYAGSRRGVPYHARGENEKGAHGRHQPALLTVDTVRRLRERVRGGGRVTFREDLWPLIATEVESVYYGTLLTSLGRDAERPALVARYLAARRDDERRALLDSYGIGAADRWEWADLARPHGDVTFTGPGDFHAWLLDRLRRDVLDARAGNVGGPLKAALDVLRDLRNEIRLAVDHAGIDGGSYRTELRDWYTPLNAFLSIGPPTSRIEEMTALIEAGVLTVLGPGVRVRLDADTPSFVAESDVPGSRVRAGVLIEARLPEPDLRRTADPLLRHLLSTGQCRPYTIPAGSGEPYESGGLAVTERPYRLLDANGRAHPRRYAYGVPTEAVHWVTAAGIRPGVDSVTLGDSDAIARAVLSSRSARNDPPPGAPGAAEGTNGTDGSQTDSDLNGVYA